One segment of Myxocyprinus asiaticus isolate MX2 ecotype Aquarium Trade chromosome 41, UBuf_Myxa_2, whole genome shotgun sequence DNA contains the following:
- the LOC127431455 gene encoding myosin-7-like isoform X1, with product MGDAAMKEFGPAAPFLRKSDIERLEAQTRPFDMKKECFVPDTEEEFIKASIISRDGDKVTCETSKGKTVTVKDADIHPQNPPKFDKIEDMAMFTFLHEPAVLFNLKERYAAWMIYTYSGLFCVTVNPYKWLPVYNQEVVLAYRGKKRSEAPPHIFSISDNAYQYMLADRENQSILITGESGAGKTVNTKRVIQYFASIAAGGIKRDANDKKGTLEDQIIQCNPALEAFGNAKTIRNDNSSRFGKFIRIHFAASGKLASADIETYLLEKSRVTFQLKAERDYHIFYQILSQKKPELLEMLLITANPYDYAYISQGETQVASIDDAEELMATDEAFDVLGFTQEEKNSIYKLTGAVMHYGNMKFKQKQREEQAEADGTEDADKVAYLMGLNSADLIKALCHPRVKVGNEWVTKGQNVQQVYYATGALSKSVYEKMFLWMVVRINQSLDTKQPRQYFIGVLDIAGFEIFDFNTFEQLCINFTNEKLQQFFNHHMFVLEQEEYKKEGIEWVFIDFGMDLQACIDLIEKPMGIMSILEEECMFPKASDATFKAKLYDNHLGKSNNFQKPRIVKGKPEAHFSLIHYAGTVDYNINNWLVKNKDPLNETVVGLYQKSTMKLLAHLFANYASADSAAEGGGGGKGGKEKKKKGSSFQTVSALHRENLNKLMTNLRSTHPHFVRCIIPNETKTPGAMENPLVMHQLRCNGVLEGIRICRKGFPNRILYGDFKQRYRILNPAAIPEGQFIDSRKGAEKLLGSLDIDHNQYKFGHTKVFFKAGLLGTLEEMRDDRLALIITNIQARARGLLSRIEFQKIVERRDALLVIQWNVRAFMSVKNWPWMKLYFKIKPLLRSAEAEKEMANMKEEFLKLKEAYAKSEARRKELEEKMVSLLQEKNDLQLQVQTEQDNLCDAEERCEGLIKNKIQLEAKAKELTERLEDEEEMNAELTAKKRKLEDECSELKKDIDDLELTLAKVEKEKHATENKVKNLTEEMAALDEIIAKLTKEKKALQEAHQQTLDDLQSEEDKVNTLTKAKAKLEQQVDDLEGSLEQEKKLRMDLERAKRKLEGDLKLTQESVMDLENDKQQLEERLKKKDFEISQLNSKIEDEQIMAAQLQKKLKELQARIEELEEELEAERAARAKVEKQRADLSRELEEISERLEEAGGATAAQIEMNKKREAEFQKLRRDLEEATLQHEATAATLRKKHADSVADLGEQIDNLQRVKQKLEKEKSELRLELDDVVSNMEQLAKSKSNLEKMCRTLEDQMTEYRTKYEEGQRNINDFTMQKAKLQTENGELTRQLEEKDSLVSQLTRGKQSYTQQIEDLKRQLEEEVKAKNALAHAVQSARHDADLLREQYEEEQEAKAELQRSLSKANSEVAQWRTKYETDAIQRTEELEDAKKKLAQRLQDAEEAVEAVNAKCSSLEKTKHRLQNEIEDLMVDVERSNAAAAALDKKQRNFDKVLAEWKQKYEESQCELESSQKEARSLSTELFKLKNSYEESLDHLETMKRENKNLQEEIADLTEQIGESGKNIHELEKARKQLEQEKSEIQAALEEAEGSLEHEEGKILRVQLEFSQVKAEMERKLAEKDEEMEQAKRNQQRVVDTLQSSLESETRSRNEALRLKKKMEGDLNEMEIQLSQANRQASEAQKQLKGLHGHLKDAQLQLDDALRGNDDLKENIAIVERRNNLLQAELDELRSLVEQTERGRKLAEQELLDVSERVQLLHSQNTSLLNQKKKLEGDNSQLQTEVEEAVQECRNAEEKAKKAITDAAMMAEELKKEQDTSAHLERMKKNMEQTIKDLQHRLDEAEQIAMKGGKKQIQKLEVRVRELENEVEIEQRKSSDAVKGIRKYERRIKELTYQTEEDRKNLARLQDLVDKLQLKVKSYKRAAEEAEEQANSNLGKFRKIQHELDEAEERADIAESQVNKLRAKSRDTGSKKGHDEE from the exons ATGGGGGATGCTGCGATGAAGGAGTTTGGACCTGCGGCTCCGTTCCTCAGGAAGTCAGATATAGAGCGTCTGGAGGCCCAAACTCGTCCCTTTGACATGAAGAAAGAATGTTTCGTCCCTGATACTGAAGAGGAATTCATTAAGGCATCTATCATCAGTCGCGATGGTGATAAAGTCACCTGTGAGACTTCTAAAGGGAAG ACAGTAACTGTGAAGGATGCTGATATTCATCCTCAGAACCCTCCAAAGTTCGATAAAATTGAGGACATGGCGATGTTCACCTTTCTGCACGAGCCCGCTGTGCTGTTTAACCTCAAAGAGCGTTACGCAGCCTGGATGATCTAC ACCTACTCTGGGCTCTTCTGTGTCACTGTAAACCCCTACAAGTGGCTGCCAGTGTACAACCAGGAAGTTGTCTTAGCTTACAGAGGCAAGAAGAGGAGTGAAGCTCCTCCTCACATCTTCTCCATCTCTGACAATGCCTACCAGTACATGCTGGCAG ACAGAGAAAACCAGTCCATTCTTATCAC TGGAGAATCTGGTGCTGGAAAGACTGTGAACACCAAAAGAGTCATTCAATATTTTGCCAGTATTGCTGCTGGTGGAATCAAAAGGGATGCCAATGACAAAAAG GGTACTCTGGAAGATCAAATCATCCAGTGTAACCCTGCTCTAGAGGCTTTCGGTAATGCCAAGACCATCAGAAATGACAACTCATCTCGCTTT GGCAAGTTCATCCGAATTCACTTTGCTGCCAGTGGCAAGTTAGCATCTGCTGATATTGAGACTT ATCTTCTGGAGAAGTCTCGTGTGACTTTCCAGCTCAAGGCTGAGAGAGACTACCACATCTTCTACCAGATCCTGTCTCAGAAGAAACCAGAACTGTTAG AGATGCTGTTGATCACAGCGAACCCTTATGATTACGCGTACATCTCCCAAGGAGAGACGCAAGTGGCCTCTATTGATGATGCAGAAGAGCTGATGGCTACTGAT GAAGCTTTTGATGTTTTGGGCTTCACCCAAGAGGAGAAGAACAGCATCTACAAGCTGACTGGTGCAGTTATGCACTACGGCAACATGAAGTTTAAGCAGAAGCAAAGAGAGGAACAGGCCGAGGCTGATGGAACTGAGG ATGCTGATAAAGTTGCATATCTGATGGGCCTGAACTCTGCTGACCTCATCAAGGCTCTGTGCCACCCAAGAGTCAAAGTCGGAAATGAGTGGGTCACCAAGGGACAGAATGTCCAGCAG GTGTACTATGCCACTGGTGCTCTGTCAAAATCAGTGTATGAAAAGATGTTCCTTTGGATGGTTGTAAGAATCAACCAATCCCTGGACACCAAGCAGCCACGGCAGTATTTCATTGGTGTACTGGACATTGCTGGATTTGAAATCTTTGAT TTCAACACCTTTGAGCAGCTGTGCATCAACTTCACTAATGAGAAGTTGCAGCAGTTCTTCAACCACCACATGTTTGTGCTGGaacaagaggaatacaagaaGGAGGGTATTGAGTGGGTCTTCATTGACTTTGGCATGGACCTGCAGGCTTGTATTGATCTCATTGAAAAG CCCATGGGTATCATGTCCATCCTTGAAGAGGAGTGCATGTTCCCCAAAGCCAGTGATGCCACATTTAAAGCTAAGCTTTATGACAACCACTTGGGTAAATCAAACAACTTCCAGAAGCCCAGGATTGTCAAAGGTAAACCAGAGGCCCATTTCTCCCTCATTCATTATGCTGGCACTGTTGACTACAACATCAATAACTGGCTGGTGAAGAACAAGGATCCTCTCAATGAGACTGTTGTGGGCCTGTATCAGAAGTCCACCATGAAACTGCTGGCTCACCTGTTTGCAAACTATGCAAGTGCTGATTCAG CTGCGGAGGGTGGAGGAGGTGGCAAAGGTGGGAAGGAAAAGAAGAAAAAGGGCTCTTCTTTCCAGACGGTGTCTGCCCTTCACAGG GAGAATCTGAACAAGCTGATGACCAATTTGAGGTCAACTCACCCTCACTTTGTGCGCTGCATCATCCCCAATGAGACCAAGACTCCTGGGGCGATGGAGAATCCTCTGGTCATGCACCAGCTGCGCTGTAACGGTGTGCTGGAGGGCATCAGAATCTGCAGAAAGGGCTTCCCCAACAGGATTCTGTATGGAGATTTCAAGCAGAG ATATCGTATCCTGAATCCTGCTGCTATCCCAGAGGGTCAGTTTATTGACAGCAGGAAAGGAGCGGAAAAACTACTGGGCTCTTTGGATATTGACCACAACCAGTACAAGTTTGGGCATACTAAG GTGTTCTTTAAGGCTGGTCTGTTGGGTACTCTTGAAGAGATGCGAGATGACCGTCTCGCTCTCATCATCACAAATATTCAGGCTCGAGCTCGTGGTCTTCTTTCAAGAATTGAATTCCAAAAGATTGTTGAGCGCAG AGATGCATTGCTGGTGATCCAGTGGAATGTACGTGCCTTCATGAGTGTCAAGAATTGGCCCTGGATGAAGCTCTACTTCAAGATCAAACCATTGCTAAGATCCGCTGAAGCAGAGAAAGAGATGGCAAACATGAAGGAAGAATTCCTCAAGTTAAAGGAAGCTTATGCCAAATCTGAAGCACGCAGAAAGGAGCTTGAAGAAAAGATGGTTTCTCTTCTCCAAGAGAAGAATGACCTGCAACTCCAAGTCCAAACT GAGCAAGATAATCTTTGCGATGCTGAGGAGAGATGTGAGGGTCTGATCAAGAACAAGATCCAGCTTGAGGCCAAAGCCAAAGAGTTGACCGAGCGACTGGAGGATGAAGAGGAAATGAATGCCGAGCTGACGGCAAAGAAACGAAAGCTGGAGGATGAATGTTCTGAGCTCAAGAAGGACATTGATGATCTTGAGCTCACTCTGGCCAAAGTGGAGAAAGAGAAACATGCCACTGAGAACAAG GTTAAAAACCTGACAGAGGAAATGGCAGCTTTGGATGAAATCATTGCAAAGCTTACAAAAGAGAAGAAAGCTCTGCAGGAGGCTCATCAGCAAACGCTGGATgacctccagagtgaggaagaCAAAGTCAACACACTCACCAAAGCCAAAGCCAAGCTGGAGCAACAAGTGGATGAT CTTGAGGGTTCCCTGGAGCAGGAAAAGAAGCTTCGGATGGATCTAGAGAGAGCAAAGAGGAAGCTCGAGGGAGACTTAAAGCTGACCCAAGAGAGTGTGATGGACCTAGAAAATGACAAACAACAGCTGGAAGAGAggcttaaaaa GAAAGATTTTGAGATCAGCCAGCTCAATAGCAAGATTGAAGATGAGCAGATCATGGCAGCCCAGCTCCAGAAGAAACTGAAGGAGCTGCAG GCTCGAATTGAAGAGCTTGAGGAAGAGCTGGAGGCTGAGAGAGCTGCTCGTGCCAAAGTTGAAAAGCAGAGGGCAGATCTGTCCAGAGAACTGGAGGAGATCAGTGAGAGGTTGGAGGAGGCTGGTGGTGCCACTGCTGCCCAGATTGAGATGAACAAGAAACGTGAAGCCGAGTTCCAGAAACTGCGCAGAGACCTTGAAGAGGCCACTCTGCAGCATGAGGCCACTGCTGCTACACTGAGGAAGAAACATGCAGACAGTGTGGCTGATCTGGGAGAGCAGATTGACAACCTTCAGAGAGTGAAGCAGAAGCTTGAGAAAGAGAAGAGTGAACTCAGACTGGAACTGGATGATGTGGTCTCAAACATGGAACAGCTTGCCAAGTCCAag TCAAACCTTGAAAAAATGTGCAGGACCCTTGAAGACCAAATGACTGAATATCGGACTAAATATGAAGAGGGGCAACGCAACATCAATGACTTCACCATGCAAAAAGCTAAGCTGCAAACTGAGAATG gggaacttaCAAGGCAGCTAGAAGAAAAGGACTCCTTGGTCTCTCAGCTGACCAGAGGCAAACAGTCATATACTCAGCAGATTGAGGACCTCAAGAGACAACTGGAGGAGGAAGTCAAG GCTAAGAATGCCCTGGCCCATGCAGTGCAGTCTGCTCGTCATGATGCTGATCTGCTGAGGGAGCAGTATGAGGAGGAGCAGGAAGCCAAAGCTGAGCTGCAGCGTAGTCTCTCCAAAGCAAACTCTGAGGTGGCTCAGTGGAGAACCAAATATGAAACTGATGCCATCCAGAGGACTGAAGAGCTGGAAGATGCTAA GAAAAAACTTGCTCAGCGTTTGCAAGATGCAGAAGAAGCTGTGGAAGCGGTCAATGCTAAATGCTCCTCTCTGGAGAAGACCAAGCACAGACTGCAGAATGAGATTGAAGATCTTATGGTTGATGTGGAGAGATccaatgctgctgctgctgctctggACAAGAAGCAAAGAAACTTTGACAAG GTCCTAGCTGAATGGAAGCAGAAATATGAGGAGTCTCAGTGTGAGCTGGAAAGTTCCCAGAAGGAAGCCAGATCTCTGAGCACTGAACTATTTAAACTCAAGAACTCCTATGAGGAATCTCTGGATCATTTGGAGACCATGAAGAGAGAAAACAAGAACCTCCAAG AGGAGATTGCTGATCTCACTGAGCAAATTGGAGAGAGTGGAAAGAACATTCATGAACTAGAGAAAGCTCGTAAGCAGTTGGAGCAGGAAAAGTCAGAAATTCAAGCTGCTCTGGAGGAGGCTGAG GGCTCCTTAGAGCATGAAGAAGGAAAGATCCTCAGAGTACAGTTGGAATTTAGCCAGGTCAAAGCTGAAATGGAACGTAAGCTGGCTGAAAAAGATGAGGAGATGGAGCAGGCCAAGAGGAACCAGCAGAGAGTGGTGGATACCCTTCAGAGCTCACTTGAGTCAGAGACTCGCAGCAGGAACGAAGCCCTCAGACTGAAGAAGAAGATGGAGGGAGACCTCAATGAGATGGAGATTCAGCTCAGCCAGGCTAACAGGCAGGCATCAGAAGCCCAGAAACAACTCAAGGGTCTTCATGGACATCTCAAA GATGCCCAATTGCAGCTGGATGATGCTCTTCGTGGTAATGATGATCTCAAAGAGAACATCGCCATTGTGGAGAGACGCAACAATCTGCTGCAGGCTgaactggatgagttgagatccCTGGTGGAACAGACTGAGAGAGGAAGGAAACTGGCTGAGCAGGAACTGCTGGACGTCAGTGAGAGGGTTCAGCTGCTGCACTCTCAG AACACCAGCCTGCTGAATCAGAAGAAGAAGCTGGAGGGAGATAATTCTCAGCTTCAGACTGAGGTTGAGGAGGCTGTGCAGGAGTGCAGGAATGCTGAGGAAAAAGCCAAGAAGGCCATCACTGATGCTGCCATGATGGCAGAGGAGCTGAAGAAGGAGCAGGACACCAGTGCTCATCTGGAGCGCATGAAGAAGAACATGGAGCAGACCATCAAGGACCTGCAGCACCGTCTTGATGAAGCTGAGCAGATCGCCATGAAGGGAGGCAAGAAGCAGATCCAGAAACTGGAAGTCAGG GTGAGAGAGCTGGAAAATGAGGTGGAGATAGAACAGCGAAAATCGAGTGATGCTGTCAAAGGAATCCGTAAATATGAGAGACGGATCAAGGAGCTCACCTACCAG ACTGAGGAGGATCGTAAGAATCTGGCTCGTCTTCAGGACCTAGTGGACAAACTCCAGCTGAAGGTCAAGTCCTACAAGAGAGCTGCAGAGGAGGCG GAGGAACAGGCCAATTCTAACCTGGGCAAGTTCCGTAAAATACAGCATGAGCTGGATGAAGCAGAGGAGAGAGCTGATATTGCTGAATCTCAGGTCAACAAGCTGAGAGCCAAGAGCCGTGATACTGGATCCAAG AAAGGACATGATGAGGAATGA